The region TCAGTTTCAACAAGAAGAGAAGACTTCAAGCTGCAGATTTGACAGGTTGAGTGGCAGTACGaaagccattgctaaaatggtgaaataagaaaaagaggcttgcctgGGCCATGAAGCACCGGCAGTGGGCTACTGAAGACTGTAAGAAGGTCTTATGGACCGATgaatcaaaatttgaaatgttcGGTTCATCACGCAGGGTTTTTGTATGCTGTCAAGTAGGTGAAAGGATagttcctcagtgtgtgacaccaactgtcaaacatggaggaggaagcgTGATGGTCTGGGGCTCTTTTGCTGGATCCAGAGTTGGCGACTTGCACAGAGTGACTGGCACCATGAACCAAAgggctaccacagcattttgcGGCGCCATGCAATACCCTCTGGTCAACATCTAGTTGGTCAGGagttcatcctacagcaagataatgacccagaaCATACCTCCAGGCTATATCAGAACTAtcttagaagaaaagaacaaatcaTGGAATAGCCAGCACAGTCTCTGGACTTAAACCCCATCGAGCTGACTTGGGTTGAACTAgacagaagggtgaaagcaaagcaacatacaagtacaacacatttgtgggaacttcTGAGACAGTGTTGGGAAGATCTTTCCAAGCAATATTTGATTTCTATTGTAGAACGAATGCCACGAGTGTGTTCAGCTattatagagggtatgcattgacgtcacttcccaccggaatacgccccctcagtcgggactgagtggcaaaacatgctgccacatggctgcctttagtataggaaactgcaaaaccgggagtaaaacaaacgattatctgcttaaattaaaagcagttggactcgacagtgatacttacaacttaccaaagaaccagtggtccatggacattcaacaagaaatcggagctatctttctACAGACTGCCggaagctaaagaaaagagaagcaaattcatcgctgcaattcgcagaaacaactggaatccaggcaccgaaacgtggatttgcggttgtcattttgtgtcaggtatgttggatttttggataaaatcataccttaataatttatatgcttggctagctaatactatttttttgtagaacacaaggctcatcatcatggatgttttttaataaatgctgacaaaaactttacagttacacagaatataaatgaaagatgctaaatatttaattgatgagtagtcgaTACAGTAGCttacataacttaaggtatgattttacccaaaaatccaacatacctgacacaaaatgacaaccgcaaatccacgtttcggtgcctggattccagttgtttctgcgaattgcagcgatccatttgcttctcttttctttagctttcggcagtctgtaaaaaagatagctctgatttcttgttgaatctatttgtacagtcaatcgcacaacagctctttcccattttagatatgttttttgtgttttcatggcattcaagctgaacgctaacgctatcactcagtagtctttctgccactcagtgggtgtaaccgcagtgacttccacctactgtgacgtcatgtgcgtACCCTCTATATCTGCTACTTTGATGAgtcaaaaaatttgaataaattgtgttaaacagaatgattccatgattttttaaattatctccaattgtttatttgttctatgctttaatttcagagtacattgagaTAACTgcataaatttcaataaaaactggaaaaatggaggtgttctaaaacttttgaccggtagtgtatGTTCAGTGTGTCATCTGTGTGCAAATATGCACTGCACATTCTCAGTGTATGGTCTGCGCAGCGCACATGCCCAGCACGTGGCGTCTGTCCTGCATGTGCTCAATGTGCCTACTGTGCGGGTTCTCTGTACCGTGCGTGCTCAGTGGTGTGCGGTCGGTCTACAGCTGCTACAGGAGTCAATGAAGAAGGAGATGTCCTGttcacagggcacacactctGCCCTTGACCTGCTGCGTACCCCCGCCATGAGAACCATCACCATCTCCCTCTGCTTTGTCTGGTCAGTGCTCCCACGCTTCCCCCTTCGTTCATCTGTTCAAATTTTCATCCATCCCATCGCTGCCTTTGGCCACACATGCTCTGTGCGTTCCATGGGACATGCAAGTGTACCAAGGTTATTTATTATACGGTAAATCAGTACATATTTGCGAAATACTACCGGCTAACAGGAAGGGTACAAAAATGGAACATCAGACTTTTAGGCCTTAGCTGCAGGCCTTGGTTATAAAATCTGCATTGACCTAAATCttcttttttgcattgcagatgTAATGATTACATGTGAAAACACACTATGTACAGATAAAACAGCCTTGCCCCTCTCAGGACTTGAACTTGCAACAATCCTCTCCTGAACCACCAGGGGGCATGGTGGCTCAAGTTCATTAATGACAAAAAGGACACTTGTTTTATAAACAGGTTCGCCACCAGCTTTGCCTATTATGGGCTGTCCATGGACCTGCAGAAGTTTGGTGTGGATATCTACCTGATTCAGGTGATCTTCGGAGCTGTGGACATCCCTGCCAAAGTGGTCATCACCGTGTCCATGAGCATGATTGGCAGACGACCTTCCCAAAGTGCTGCCATCATACTGGCTGGCTTCATGATACTGGCCAACTTATTAGTGCCATACGGTGagctttgcatgtgtgtgtgtgagagagagagcatgtgcatgtgagaatgtgtgtgtgtgtgtgtgagagagagagaaagagcatgtgcacatgtatgtgtgtgagagagagagcgtgtgcatgtgagaatgtgtgtgtgtgtgtgtatgagagagagagagaaagagcatgtgcacatgtgtgtgtgtgtgagagagagagcgtgtgcatgAGAGAATACTGTAAGCAGTGGAGTTACTGCGTTGCATTGAGGGCaatctgtttcctgtgtgtttacagACATGCAGGTGGTGCGCACCACTCTTGCAGTGCTGGGAAAGGGCTGCTTGGCCGCATCTTTCAGCTGCTGCTATCTGTACTCCGGAGAGCTTTTTCCCACCATTATCCGGTAAGCCTCTCCATCTTCATCTGCAGCTTCTTTCTACCTCTTCCTCCCACCTTCAAATCATCCATTTTCAAATATTCCAactctaaattgtccataggtatgtgtgtggatggtgagcgaatggtgtgtgtgccttgcgatagattggcgacctgtccagggtgtaatcctgcctctcgcccaatgcacccccccacgaccctgaccaggaataagcggtaatagataatagatggatggatggacaacaTGCTTCCCCTGTCACCCAACTCTCTCCtttaaattctaattctaaACAACATCCCTACGCTACGGCTTGCGCATGGTGAACTGAGTTTCCGGAAAATTATACGTGTACGAGGCCCTTTGTGTGCATTGGTGTGACATGAGGTTACGTTGCTCCCCAGGATCATTATTAAGCTGTGGTAATATGCTGTTGAGGTAGTGTTCTCTGTTGTGTTGCTTGCTGTTTTCTATAagtgttctgtgttttcattgcttgtttaaattgtgctttgtgatgtcatgatTTTTAGTTGCTCTGTATAAGAACTAGGGCTGAAACTAGTGATGAGCCCCACAGACTGGTATCACATTACTACCCTGCCAGAGCAGCACAAGGCATAATTTGCAGAGCCCATGAATAGCAATGGCAATTCCCAATAGGAATAATagaaaaaagttacattttcataataaacTAATAATACGAAGAGATTAATGTTactcccctgcctctctcctccaccaGGCAAAACGGCATGGGCTGGGTGTCCATGATGGCTCGTCTGGGGGCAATGGTGGCCCCCCTCATACTAATCCCTGGAGAGGCGCTGGCCTGGCTTCCGGGGCTCATCTACGGGGGGGTGCCCATCTTGGCTGGGGGGGTTGCCCTCTTCCTGCCTGAAACCCTGGCAATGCCCCTCCCTGACACCATTCAGGATGCAGAAGAACGGTGAGATGGCTTGGCACTCTCTGTTCTGTTTACAGGGTGGGAACGGGGTCCATAAACACACCTGCCTGTTATGTAGTCACTTTTTTAAAACGCCTACACAGTGAGGACATGCACTTTAGTAAGATTTTGATCTTGCTTGCTGTGAATGTGCTGGAATTGAACggttttttaaacatgaatgtGCCTTGCCTTTCACAGATCGCTCAGCGAGAAATCCTCGAAATCTCTAAAAAAGGGGGATATTGTACTGAAGGAAGCTAACAATTCTTTACTGAAGGAAACCGTCTGAAGTCACCATAAAAGTTACTGTTTCTATCTGCAATGTACAGGAGATATGAATGCATCTACAATCACACAAGATTATGTCTATGTATAGTTTGATTAGGAGAATATTTGCACACAACAATTAATTACTTATAAAAGTCTGTGATACAAATGAGATGTTGTATTAGTAATTTTGTCAATGGTTGAGTTTGTAGAATGCACCTTTTGTAACATATTTTAAGCTGGATCCACTTGGGATAtgtatttaattgcattttcacTATGACCTTTTGGagaattatttgttattattatgactaTGTGTCTGTAATAGGTGTGAGTGGagtaaaataaagtgtttttgaTTTTAATATGACAAAGtgctaattattttttcttgcagtatgtctgttgttttttttaatggacgtGTGTTATCAAATCcagataaaaatgacatttatggAAGTAAATAAGCTATGATAGATTTCTGCAGAATACCTAGATTCCTCACCCCTATTTCAAGTGAAAAAATGACACAAGTCTGTCATTGTCcgttgtaatttttaaaaaaaattagctaGGACTATCCCCctgcattttggctctttttctttgcaaaaaTACTGAATCCTGTGTTAACGTGACCACTGGCTTGTGCAGATGAGTAGGCTATGATTGAACGGGATGTGTTTTGCTATGGTGAACACAAAAAGTTGTGCCACTTTTCCATTTTCAAGTGTCCCCTTCTTCAACTCCAGCTGACGCCAGGTctactttcaataaaaataaaatgtatatatttgaaaatattatcacTACAACATGATTTTCTCATTAAAGACACTTGACATTCAAGTGACATGTTAGACTGACcaattttatgtattatttagtTTCCTCTAATTAGTACAtgctcaaaataataatgaactgaaaatgaCTTGCTTGTTTCTGCATATATCCATATATATACTTTTcagttaattattattttctgcattttctaaTTAGATAAACCACCTTTGCAATTTTAGATAATTTATGAGTTTTAACAAAACGTGATGATTTTTCTGACACAGCAATGTTAGTTTTTCAATCTGGATTTGCagagaaatataaatgcaagtaAAGCTTGCGAGCTTATTTGCTTGCATTTATCATAGACCCTTTTGCGCAGCTCCTCAGTTATTCAGGATTTTATACAGCCTCGTTTTCTCCAATTATTCTGGATCTGACTGTATAGCTTGTCTTAATAATGAGCTATAGAGTGCTTGTGTTTTGTACACACCAAATATGTAAAGAAACAATgtggttaaatgtttttttttttttgtctcgtcGATGTTCTTACCTTGAACCACAATTCCCACAATCCGTATATCCCATGATCCCGTATTCGTAAACGACATCTCCAGGCGGTGAGGTTCATATTCACGGAAAGCGCGGTCTTTTACGATTGGTTGTGATTCATGGGATTAGAAATGAGAACCAATGAGAAGAATGGATTCTGTAAATGAGTCGAACAACAACGCCACATGTGATGACCCAAGCGCTCATTGCCTTTTACCAATCGCGGACATTGGGATACATTCATTTAAGACTGAAAACCAGACATGTCCGGTGTCCTGCGTGGAATCGCTACAGCACGCTCGGCTCTGGCCTTGCGTGGACCTACCATTACTCAGCGCGCCACCCTGTCCACGAGACCGGCCAAGCAGCCCCTCGGCTCATTCGTAAGTCATTCGTGAGAAAAAGGAGTGCTTCGTTAGTTGCTTTGTGTTCTGGAAATCCTGGCTCGGGCATGTTCAGCTAGGCCTAGATAGCTAGCCAACGCGTCTAGCTGGCAGCTAGACAAAATCCTCAATTAAAGTTTTCGCTAAGAAACTAGTTTAGTTATCGGGTTCGTTAATGTCACCATACTGATAAAAAACCGAATATGGTTCTCagtttgtagctagctagttaaaaaaCGATATGCTCATTTCAGGAAGGTCACTGTTTCGTAATGGAGGTCGTTAGCTCTACATGCATTGAAGCCAGCTAACTAGACTAGTTGTTTACTGTGTACAGTGATAATATTGTTATTCGCTAGGCACATTATGAATATTGGTTAGCTAACAATCTTATCAGTCTTTATAACTGTGAATAATGTTAGCCAGTCAATAAAATTGAACATTAGTTTGCTGGCTAACTTgcaaattataaaataactagCTAAGTTCGGGGAAATTTTGGTAACCTTAGTCTAGCATCCTTCACTAAAATTAACATTGATTGTAAATGAATACTTCAGCTAACATTGAACAATGTAATGGTCATTTAGTTATGATAACTGTATTCTAGCTATAGTCTAACGCAATTTATGTTGCTGACACACGGGTTAGCTACTTAGTATTGGAAAAAGAACTTGGTGGGAGGCCTTAGCTGAGCAAGAATAACCCTGACAGTGTTATCAGTCTTGAGAACTTTAATTTTACAGTCTTGGCTACATGCATGTGCCTTTGTGATGGGTTATATATATGGCTAACAACCGATTATGAGTATTTGCGTAAGTTACCTTATCGATGGATTGTGTTGCTAGCTTGacacattttgtgaaatatttacactgtTCGGTTTTTTGTCGTCGGCAGACTCGATAGCAGTGGATAATACGTTAGTCTATGTCTGTCTATGTACTCATTTATCGCACAACCCCTCGTTCAGTATTGCAGTCCAACAagacatcattttcattttttactttgtttttccattgtAGGTAGGCTGCTATTATATAGAAGTGGCGTAAACTGATCCTTGAGGATACACCGCTTTTCTGCTTTAAAGATGACTGACAGTGATTACCTAACGTGAAAAACATATGGAAAAGTAACCTGGACCACGTACAGTGTAGACGCCAGTTTGTGTGCTGAATTTATGTTATGATGCATAGTGCCGCGCTAATTTGTTGCTGATGGTACATTTTCCTACACATTTCATACTCAGGAGACGGTGATGGGCCTGGCGATGTTTTCCCTGGCCATCCTGGGGCCTTCAGGTTGGATCCTGGCCCACATAGAATCCTACAAGAAGAAAGAATGAGAACTTACGTTTTACCCGACCTGCAGCCGCACACAGACTTGACGTCTTAACTGTCATTCCCTATTTGGGACCATCACCCCATTCAGCTTCCGGACTCCCAGTGGAACAAATCTTAATTTCCCCCTTTAGCCATCTAGCTACCTCTCCATCAACTGTTTACTTATCCCTGGTCCATTCTATGAAACCTCAACTGTGGATATACAGATGATCACTAAGTTCTTAgctgtgtggtgagcattctgttCCCTCTGTTACaataaaaacgtttttaaaactttacattttgtttgtcttcCTGTAAGCTTTATCTGAATCCAGCCTTGCTCCAGAAATACTAGGTGGTTCAAATGTGACCTGTTTGGTAATGCTCAGGCATAGGCCAtggttatttttctgttgtatttcGATTACACTGCATGTGTTAGAAGCTAACTTTGTAGGAAGATTTTGAATTTTCGTTCATTGAATAACAGAGTAGCCTGTCATCAGCTAACAATGAGCATTTATTGACTTTATTCCCTATGTAGGGCTGTAGCTCAAGCAGCTTAGTACACTGATTAATCATAATCTTAATAGATCTAAATCGCCAACCCTCTTGTATGATGCTTTGAATGCCTTTTAGTTTTACTAGATAGTGTGTAAATATTGTTGAATAATTATTAGTGAAATTAGCGCATTTGATAACTTGGAATACTAGCTAAGCTACTAGCTGATAactcaacaaaacaaataccagcAAATATACCGTATATAATACGAATTGCTGAGCCTGCTACAGTTAAATGGAAAGCCGAAACCAATGAGGTTAAAAGATGCCGAAAGACACCATGTCGTCAGGGAAAAGTGCTCTCCTATTCCATCCATGCACAGAAATATTCAGGTTCTGTGCAGATAGCAGTATTTACGCTGTCATGACGTCGGGTGTTCTAAGGTTCGGAGGACAGTCTCAACGTATTTAACGTATTTTAATACGTAATACTTAACGTTAGTACGCGGACCTAGCCGAAAGATTCTGTCCAGAATCATtcaaaatttttgaaaaattagtCAAATCTGTGCTTGACCCGGAAGCTTTCATAAATGTAGTAGTACAGTTGGGTTGGGGAACGGGGAAGAGAGTAAGATGGCGGAGGAGAAACAGCAGGAAATAACACAGCGAGATATGGAGGGTGAGTGAAGCGGCTAAATGGTTCCTTTGAACTACAACTGGGGGGCCAAGAGTAATAGGTCATATAGCCAGGCACCTACCTTGTTTAATGTCATCATGTTTGATGCTCAGATACTGGCAAAGCATCTCTAGGTAGCTGATCATGGACAACACAGCACCCATACAACAAGCTCCTGTAATGTTACtggccagctaacgttagctaaaatGAAATGGATCTAGCTAATGTTATCTATGGATAACTGACtcgctagctagccaagttcgCTAGCAACATTCAATTTTGCCAACGTTCCCATGTTTGTAATTTTGCTAAAACGTCTAGCACTGCCTAGTTAGCGACCATAGTTCGAATAGCTCTAGGGGATTCTTACGAAATCAGAAAACAAAGCCTCCCACACTTATTTTGCCAATGTGTCCAGTCAATTTTAGCTAATTTTGCCATTAGTTTCATCTTAAGATTCCATTCGAGTTATTAAGTAGGTTTTTACATTGAGGTAGGATCATTAACTGTAGGTAACTTGGCTAACGTCAAGTGCCTTCTGCAACCCCAGATAGAAAATGCGAGGCTGCTACATTAAAAAGCATCCGAGGTTATGAGGATAGCAAGTTTGCAAGATGACAATGTAGCTAAATCTAGTATTATTACACAGCTATATTGAAACGTACACTAGTTATATCGCTACGTTCAAGAAATGAACGGGAACccatttaaatgtacaaatgtgaaGTACAGAATACACTCGTTTTGTGAATGATTGCCTCGCCCCGCATAGAATAGTCTAGCTGATGTAATGTTAACTTTTCCACTGACCACTATGCATAACTGGACTGGCTAGGCTTACATGGTCAACTTGATTGTTAGGTTTCTCTCGGCCAGGGCAGCTCTGTTTCTCCATCGACGTAGGTAGGCAGTTACCCCTTTTTAGTGTAATACCTGTTTCTACTTTCATTGCCATGTTGTATAAATATGACCTCTTGCTGTGGTAAAACCCTTCCTGCTTTTTTAGGGGTGAACTGCCTCGCATACGATGAAGCTATCTTGGCACAGCAGGACAGGATCCAGCAGGAGGTAACGGCTAGTGCTCCCAGTTCCTGAGTGCCCTGAACACCAGTCACATCAGCATGGACACAGTACAGTTTCATCTTTCCAGAGTTTGATTGTTTAACTAAGTGTGATCCTCACTCTGGCATGTTCAGGTATCATCTACCTTAGAGGCTTGATTGAGATGTACTCAGTTCGTGCTGCAGTGTCCCACAATTGCCTAAAGTGGCATACGTGTTACCCCAATATGCTTATATCTGTGTGTTC is a window of Anguilla rostrata isolate EN2019 chromosome 9, ASM1855537v3, whole genome shotgun sequence DNA encoding:
- the LOC135263574 gene encoding cytochrome c oxidase subunit 8B, mitochondrial codes for the protein MSGVLRGIATARSALALRGPTITQRATLSTRPAKQPLGSFETVMGLAMFSLAILGPSGWILAHIESYKKKE